Proteins from a genomic interval of Quercus lobata isolate SW786 chromosome 11, ValleyOak3.0 Primary Assembly, whole genome shotgun sequence:
- the LOC115966939 gene encoding uncharacterized protein LOC115966939 has protein sequence MNPEKESENEKSSSENAAPLWKYVTRLEKASVGGGNVSFRCNYCEKIFKGSYSRVKAHLLKLPKFGIQACAKVGDEYQNEMQKLEDAFEESSRRLKKPKLVSLPTDSPTSPNWDSRESSTATSHPFFPKKKGVGIGNSPLERAFNNQCREQLDCLIARTFYSAGLPFHFAKNPYWIEMIKFAANNNLAGYVPPGYNKLRTTLLQKEKAHIEKLLRAIKDTWKEKGLSIVSDGWTDVQKMPLINFMATSQKGPIFIKSIDGTKEYKDKHFIADLFLKVVGEVGPQHVVQIITDNASVMKAAGSIVEAEYPHIFWSHCVVHTLNLALKNICAPKYSLQNENAYNECNWIAQVSDEATFIRIFITNHSMRLAIFNSYSPLKLLAVAETRFASIIIMLKRLFQVKQNLRNMVVSEEWMSYREDDVGKAQTVRDYILNDLWWDKVEYILRFTEPIYEMLRVADTDAPILHKVYEMWDSMIENVKKEIYQHEGKEDYEESPFYDVVHNILIERWTKNCTPLHCLAHSLNPKYYTIKWIEEVRGRVAPHKDAEISVERNKCLKRIFPDPDDRQKVNVEFGLFNSLQVYDEDNMEDRWNYNPMLWWSTYGSTLPILQTLALKLLQQPCSSSCAERNWSTYGFIHSMRRNRITPKRAEDLVFVHSNLRLLSRRRPEYNSGESKKWDIGGDNWDEPFGGPGLLEVAYLTLDEPEMETSIVENNDYVDDDDVVVL, from the exons ATGAATCCTGAAAAAGAAAGTGAGAATGAGAAATCATCTTCTGAGAATGCTGCTCCTCTATGGAAATATGTTACTAGATTAGAAAAAGCAAGTGTTGGTGGTGGGAATGTTTCTTTTAGATgtaattattgtgaaaaaatttttaAGGGGTCTTATTCAAGGGTGAAGGCACACTTGTTAAAATTGCCTAAGTTTGGAATACAAGCATGTGCCAAGGTTGGAGATGAGTATCAAAATGAAATGCAGAAATTAGAAGATGCATTTGAGGAATCTTCGCGTAGATTGAAGAAGCCTAAGTTAGTGTCTTTACCAACTGATTCTCCTACTAGTCCTAATTGGGATAGTAGGGAGAGTAGTACAGCTACAAGTCAtccatttttcccaaaaaaaaaaggggttgggATTGGGAATTCTCCTTTGGAGAGGGCTTTTAACAATCAATGTCGAGAGCAATTAGATTGTCTTATTGCTAGGACATTTTACTCTGCTGGCTTACCCTTTCATTTTGCTAAGAACCCGTATTGGATTgagatgatcaagtttgcaGCTAATAATAATTTAGCGGGCTATGTTCCTCCGGGTTACAATAAATTAAGAACAACTTTGTTGCAAAAAGAGAAGGCACATATTGAGAAGTTGTTGAGGGCAATTAAAGACACTTGGAAAGAAAAGGGTTTAAGCATTGTAAGTGATGGGTGGACAGATGTACAAAAAATGCCACTTATCAATTTTATGGCTACATCACAGAAAGGGCCAATTTTTATCAAATCCATTGATGGTACCAAAGAGTACAAAGACAAGCACTTCATTGCTGACTTGTTTTTAAAGGTTGTTGGTGAGGTTGGGCCTCAACATGTTGTCCAAATTATTACTGATAATGCGTCTGTTATGAAGGCTGCAGGATCTATTGTTGAAGCTGAATATCCTCATATATTTTGGTCACATTGTGTTGTGCATACTCTCAATTTGgctttgaagaatatttgtGCACCTAAGTACTCTTTGCAGAATGAGAATGCATATAATGAATGTAACTGGATTGCACAAGTTTCAGATGAGGCAACTTTCATTCGTATTTTCATCACAAATCATTCTATGAGATTAGcaatttttaattcatattcTCCTTTGAAGTTACTTGCTGTTGCTGAAACACGATTTGCTTCAATAATTATCATGCTTAAAAGATTgtttcaagtaaaacaaaatcttCGAAATATGGTTGTTAGTGAGGAATGGATGTCATATAGAGAAGATGATGTAGGAAAAGCTCAAACTGTGAGGGATTATATTTTGAATGATTTGTGGTGGGACAAGGTTGAATACATTCTAAGATTCACAGAACCTATTTATGAGATGCTTCGAGTGGCTGACACGGATGCACCTATTCTCCATAAGGTGTATGaaatgtgggattccatgatagaaaatgtgaagaaagaaatataCCAACATGAAGGCAAGGAAGACTATGAGGAGTCTCCATTCTATGATGTGGTACACAATATACTTATTGAACGGTGGACTAAAAATTGCACACCACTTCATTGCCTAGCCCACTCCTTGAATCCAAA GTATTATACTATTAAATGGATTGAGGAAGTTAGAGGCCGTGTTGCACCACATAAGGATGCTGAAATTTCAGTGGAGAGAAACAAGTGTCTCAAAAGGATCTTTCCTGATCCTGATGATAGGCAAAAAGTTAATGTGGAGTTTGGTTTGTTTAACTCATTACAGGTTTATGATGAGGATAACATGGAGGATAGGTGGAACTACAATCCAATGCTTTGGTGGTCAACTTATGGGTCTACTTTACCAATACTTCAAACTTTAGCTCTAAAACTTCTTCAACAGCCTTGCTCATCATCATGTGCTGAGAGGAATTGGAGTACCTATGGCTTCATCCATTCTATGAGGAGGAATAGAATTACTCCTAAACGTGCTGAAGATTTAGTGTTTGTTCATTCTAATCTTCGACTTCTTTCAAGGAGGAGGCCCGAGTACAATAGTGGAGAATCTAAGAAGTGGGACATTGGTGGAGATAATTGGGATGAGCCATTTGGAGGACCTGGGTTGCTTGAGGTTGCTTATCTCACACTAGATGAGCCAGAGATGGAGACAAGTATTGTTGAGAATAATGAttatgttgatgatgatgatgttgttgttcTTTGA